Part of the Triticum urartu cultivar G1812 chromosome 2, Tu2.1, whole genome shotgun sequence genome, TTTGCCTCTCCCAGATGTCACATATTTCAATTTTGCAGATGATTGGACTACTGATGAAGAGAGTTGCAAGGGCACATGCTTGAAGGCCTGTTCATGCAAAGCTGTCTTCTTCCGGCATCAAAATGACTCTTATGGTTCTTGTTACCTGATGCCAAAACTTTTTTCACTCATGCATTACAAACATGGAACCATTGGATATAACTTATCTGCATACATCAAAGTGCAGATGTTACCTCCACCGTCATCGAGTAAAGGCTTGAATGCAACTGCTTACCATGTTGGTGTTCCTGTTCTAGTAGTACTCATCTGCGTGCTCCTTCTCTACATCAAAAGGGCAATAACAAAGAGGATGCAGGAGGAGGATCCGTTTAAAGGGATTCCTGGGATGCCAACACGGTTCTCCTACAAACAGCTGAAAGAAGCAACAAACAACTTCAGCAAAAAGTTGGGGCAAGGAGGATTTGGTCCAGTATATGAGGGAAAACTTGGAACTGTCAAAATTGCTGTTAAATGCTTGCAGGACATTGGACATGGGAAGGAAGAATTCATGGCCGAAGTTATCACAATTGGCAGTATTCATCATATAAACCTTGTTAGATTGGTAGGTTACTGCTCCGACAAATTGCACAGGCTCCTAGTTTATGAGCATATGAGTAATAGTTCTCTGGATAAATGGATCTTCAGAAAAAATCAAAGTGATTCACTCAGTTGGGCATCTAGATACAGGATTATACTTGATGTTGCCAAGGGCTTAGCCTATCTTCATGAAGAATGCCGACAGAAGATTGTTCACCTCGATATCAAGCCTGGAAATATCCTCCTTGATGACAAGTTTAATGCAAAGATATCTGATTTTGGTTTAGCAAAGCTCATTGATAGGGATCAAAGCCAAGTCATGACCAAAGTTAGAGGAACAAGGGGCTACTTAGCACCAGAGTGGTTGACATCAACGATTACTGAAAAGGCCGATATCTACAGCTTTGGTGTTGTTGTGCTGGAAATCGTGAGCCGGAGAAAAATACTGGATGATACTAAGCCTGAAGGGAGCACCAATCTGATTAACCTACTGCAGGAGAAAATCAAGATCGGTCAGGTCCTGGATATAGTGGAGAATCAGAATGAAGACGTTCAATTACATGGTGCAGAGATGAAAGAAGTAATCAAGCTTGCAGTCTGGTGCTTGCAGCGCGAGTGCACCAAGCGACCAGCCATGTCACAGGTCGTGAAGATCTTGGAGGGTGCAATGGACATAGAGACCAATGCCGGTTCTGAGATAACTAGCAGAGATGACATTTGTGAAGCTTCATCCCCTCTGTCCCCGGTGCCAGTGTCAGCAACAGCAAGGTAAAATGCTTTAGAAAATGTAGGAAAGAACGAGACTCTTCGAGAAAATATTGTAACTATTGTGTGTCATGCTTTATAGTTTGTTTGTTAACATACGTACTGTATGAATAAATATATATTTTTCTTGACTCTTGACTCATATCATAAAAGCAAATAGCAAGACAAGCAAAGGTAGTTTGATTTTCCGTTCTGTTTTCAACAGTAATATGTATTATGTATTTCGTTGTTAACTTTAGTGAATCGTATACTCTATAAATGTATGTATCATTCTCCTACTTTTTCACAATAGCAGAATATATTATGCTTTTTTTTCACAGCATTTCTCGAAGCAAATTTCTTAGTATTTTCAGGTTCGACATCAATTTTTCCATTTCTGCTCCATCCTTGCCTTTCATGCCAATTTCTTCATTACTACCACCTTCAACAATCAATTGCACATGGAAAACGAACAGATTGTAATCTTTTCTAACAAATAAACTATGGAAAAGGACCACAAACATCAAAAGATCTTTAAGACTGGCAAGGAACAAACAGGTTTAACCTTTTCTAACATATAACTAACTATCAAAGGCACGCCATAACAGCCAGCTATTTCCCCTTCCTAAACCCTCTTTGACAAACTATATCAAGCAACAGCACACATGTCTTGCTGTCTATTATATTATTGTTTTTTCTCATCAAAGAGACACCACATACGAACATCAAAACGCATATTGCAAGGCTACAACTTAGCATCATCTGTTCTTATGTATCATCTGAAGGAAGAAATAGGTTAGCCATCTTTTCAAAATTTTGAGGGAGCAAAACAAAGAGATAAAAGATCTGTACCACAACAAAAGCACTAATAGAGAACACATAGCTGATCTTTTTTTGAGCAGTTTTGGTGAAGACATCATCACCTTGTTCAAAAAGTAGTATGGGTTTAGCAAATCTAAATAAATTTAGGCCCTGAATAAGGCTTATAGTAGAATTTCAATGTTAGTAGAAAAGAATTGTTCTGGGCTTCTGGCATGAATCATAGATAGGCAATTCGTTAAACTGTAACTCAGTGTCTGGTAGTACTAAAATAGGCATATGGTCACGTATTTATTACATAAATCAGTAAAATGTTAAAATGCATGTCAATTCCCACAAATCAACCTAGGAAACATATGAAGGATAACCAAATAAGCTGGGTCACGGCTGTCATTGTCGAGGTGCTTACTGCCTCTCCTGCCGCCTCCTGCCCATCCCAGTCAATGACAACCCTGACGTCTCCTTCCAGGCAGTGTGGGTGTGGCCTGCACCGCATCCAGATCCTAGTTAAGAGAGGCAAAACTATGTAACAATATGATTATTTATTAGGATCAGAAATATTTTTCTGAGTGACAAACTCAACATCAGCAATCCCTgtgaaaaagaaaaagaaaactttACATCTGCAATGTAAGAAATGATAAGTACCATGATTACAACTGATATGTTGCATCAGCAAATATACAACAGAAAAGTGCATGGTCAACTAACTGGGATACAAATATTGTACCAGATGAGGTGAATACACCTGCAATTATAAGATACAAACATCAGGTGTGAGCTTACTGGAATGCTAATGCTGCAACGAACAAATATAAAATTCCCAAACATACAGGTTCCATTATGACGCTGCTAATTTAACCTAACTATTACCAACAGAGAAAATAATGAGGAGCCACTCGGAACTCAGACCCGGGCAGGGTTGGGGCGGTGAGGACCAGCAGGTCAATGCTGCTGCAGGCGGGAGGGCACGGGATTCATTTACATACGACCTATTGGTAGGGAGCCTACCGGGTGAGAAGATTCAAATGCCGTGGTCgccggccggagttggggaagaaaCCATCTACATCCACGCTGTGCCGCCCGGGAGGACGCTCCGATAACGTAGCCGCCGTCCGCGCGTGGTCGGGCGCCTTCTGGCATGAAGAATCGACGAGGAAGGGCCGGAGGCCAACGAGTTGACCGGCATTGGCGGGGTGGGCGTTCCGGCGGCGAATCTGGCAGCAGACAACCCCGTGTCGTAGCAGATGCAGAGGGCGGCGAATTGTCAGATTTTTTTTTTGATAAACTCGGCGAATTGTCAGATGGCAGGAGCTGAATCTCCTCTTCTGATTTCTGAATGAACACTGGAACCAGTTCAGTTATCCGACGGTCTAGGCAGCTCCCATCCAACGGCTGAGAATCAGCCTGGCAATAGTGGATCATACTCAAAGCAGCGCGACTTCAAATGTTCCGAATAAGACAAGAGGAGCCTGGGATGATCTACTGCCTCTTGAACAGTAATAAactttaaaaaaattcaaataaatcTGTTTTTACCGAGCATGCAAACTTTCGTGGTGAGATGACAATCAAGAGGCCCTAGACAAAAATAGTCTCCAAAATGTCTTTTTTAAAGCAACTCCAACGGCCCGACCCAAACGGACGTTGTTCGTTTGGGTCCGCCGTCCGCCCGGCGTCCGTGCTCAATTAGATTTGGGTCGGCAGTGCGTCCAACGCGACGACCCATTTCATGACCGTACGCGCTGGTTTTGGTGCTCCAGCGCACGGGAAAGGTTCGCGCGCTGGTTTTGGTGCGGCCGGCGCTCGTTATAAGAAGGCGCTCCCTCCACACTCCGTCCGCTGCCCACTCGTCTCGCCTCTTCACTAGCCTCGCCGCCTCTGTGCCACCATGTCGATGCGCCGCCTGGGTGCTTCGGATTTTCGCGGAGTCCGCGAGCGCCGCTCCGGCGCCTTCTCCTCCGAGATCTGGTTTGGCGAGAAACGCCTCATTCTCGGCACCTTCGACACCGCAGAGGAGGCAGCCCGCGCGCACGATGCGGCGGTGTGGCGCCTCCTGATGCCTCATCGGGAGATGAATTTCCCCGACGTGTCGAGCCAGCGGGCGCAGGATCTCGTGCCTCTCCCGCGGCTTTTCGCTGGCAAGGATCGTCGTGACCACCGAAGGCAGCAGCGTCGCGTCGCCATCGCCGAGATGGACGCGGAAGCCATGGTGGTGTGGTGTGAATGCTTTCCGCAGGACATCGTCGACGAGCGCCAGTTCTACAAGCAAAGGAGGGCGGAGAGGGAGGCGAGGAGGACGGAGCGAGCCGCCTATCGGGGGGACAAACGTGCACGGAAGCAGACTGTTCAATTGAACCTGAAGTTAGGAAAAGCGTCGTCCTGGGACTCCGAGGATGAGCGGTATCCTGACGCCTACATTCAGACGTCGGAGAAGGACATTACCGAGTCGGAGTCAGAAAACGACGAGTAGTTCATTTTTTTATCTGTCTATGCTACAACTATCTATGTATCTTTTTCTATCGAAAAAAATTGCCAGCGATGTCGGTGACGAAGCAGGCGGGCGACGGTATGCTGTTGGATGGGGAGAGGCCAATGTGCCACCGACCAGCGGGCCCGGGGAAGAGAGAGGGCGAGCGCACGCACATCCGTCTTAtgtccgcgccgacgcaaatcCGGCTCAAAAATGGGTCGGGAATGTGTCGGCAGACGAACCAAAGCGGACGCGcatccgtttgggtcggcgcatTGGGCCGTTTTTTCTGTCCGTGCCGACCCAAACGAACGGCGGCGGACAAAATGGATTGCctcattggagttgctcttagaaGTCTCTTCATAGCTGATTTTGCACGCTCCTTACATACTTGATTATCTTTTGTCTAGAGCTCCTCAAATATCACTTCACCATAAAAACTAGTAGAACGCtcgtgcgttgctacgggctataatgtatatatatatatatatatatatatatatatatatatatatttgagtAACTCAACAACAATGTCATGTAAACCTCCCCTCTCTCCGCTCTTCCTCTCTCTATATATCTCCATCTCTCCCTTCCTCCGCTCACCCTTCATCTCACTCTCTCTTACTCCTTGTAGCCGCCAGAGGGGATAGACATGGATGTCCAGCGTGTTGCATGGGTAGAGTTGGGGGATACAAGAAGAATAGAGGACTCCATAAAGATTCCCCGCTAAATTTTTTTGTACTCAGCATCACCATATTTTTTATTTTAACTGATATATCCAAATTTTCTATATTTTATAAAATGACATTAACAACGCTTCTTCATCTCAAAATGGACAGCAACTGCATCATCATTATCAGCCATCACATCCAATCCCATCTCTGCCTCTCTCTGCCATGCGCCTGCGACTGCGCCCACCACCTCACCCCGCTACTCAATGCTATTATGTGTTCACAGTATGGTCAGACATAAACTAAGCATTGTGACTTGTAAAATACTCGCCCATTAAGAAATGAAATATGCCTACTAAATAGTTTTTCTTTAGTTTACATTAGTGAGGCCTCACATGAATATTGCTTTGTATCAACAAAAACTCCATCATACAATAATTAAGGGAGGTAGGCTACATGCTTATATTTCACCTCAGAAAGGATTAAAGAATCGTCTTCAACATAAATGCTACCTGCCAAATAAAAGACATGATACCCGCAAAATAAAAGACACGTCGAAGAGGAAGGTTGTAGTTACATATGATGCCATCTAATACTTGTATATGACCATGATGTAGTAAACGCTCTACAATGTTGAGCTCATTTTTGACGTTGAACTTGTTGATATCATCCCGCAGATGTTACACCATTCACAAATGCAAGAAAAGCTCAAGGCACTGAAATCAGCTGAGGTGATATAGAACCCATGAGTACAAATTAAATGGCATAGATGTCGTATGAATTGGGTTTCTCACCTTGAGGCAATGGTTGAGCATAGAGGTGAGCTTGTTGATGACCTTCCTACAGATCTTGAGGGCAGAGCCATCGACAGCATCCTCTAACGACATCTATGCTCATCGAAGCCGGTAGCGTTCTTCGTGCGCTGCTCAAGGCGAGCGGCGGACTTGATAAGAACTTTCTTGTCCACATGCTTCAATGTGGCTCGTGTTGCTACAAGAGGAGTAGGGGCAACAGATATATAAATATACATTACTCAAATAATTTACACTCCAATATAATAGAGCCATCGCCCTTACCTTAAATATTTGCCTGCATGAACCATATAATACTACAGAAATTAGGCAAGTCAACACCAAATCCACAACATGGCGACATTATTCAACACTCACAAATGTACATATACATAACTAAGTTCACCAAGGATGTATATACCATAGTTTGTTTATCCAACAAATCGACATTTTAAACAACCTTTGTAGCATATAACCTTTCTCTTTCTCAAGATATTGTCAGTTCAATTGAGGCTTAGTGCTTTATTGAAAGCTGTCACGTAGACCATCACTTTAACAAGGTCATACTAAATATGTTGCTATTAATGACTTTTCACATGTTGTATGATCCCTGGTATCTTCTATATTTAAATAGCTACCCCCTCTaactatttctctcaacatgcaagcatgccgcATCATCACATAACATGCATGCGAAAAGGCCCACCCCACTACTTAATTTCCAAAGTTACATACAATCATCAACGTGCGGGGTGTCACTTAG contains:
- the LOC125537726 gene encoding uncharacterized protein LOC125537726, translating into MGRRVGRTADPNLIEHGRRADGGPKRTTNQKRRFSSCHLTIRRVYQKKNLTIRRPLHLLRHGVVCCQIRRRNAHPANAGQLVGLRPFLVDSSCQKAPDHARTAATLSERPPGRHSVDVDGFFPNSGRRPRHLNLLTRCIHLIWPHPHCLEGDVRVVIDWDGQEAAGEAVSTSTMTAVTQLIWLSFICFLG